In Dermacentor variabilis isolate Ectoservices chromosome 11, ASM5094787v1, whole genome shotgun sequence, one genomic interval encodes:
- the LOC142564206 gene encoding uncharacterized protein LOC142564206, producing MRGTVAVNLRQMPMSRTFLRVTPVVRSVPAARTAAARRCLFDVDHEQVKRDLEEEKRARFACFADAYNFDLSTETPLPGRFEWQSVAERPAAAPSSASEAGDAVVASETEDAEAPIAQRPQRPVSLPKKRLISDYFQVRKRPPLPEKSAQQPPAKMARLMVAPESVP from the exons ATGAGAGGCACGGTGGCTGTCAACCTGCGTCAGATGCCCATGTCGCGGACTTTCCTCCGTGTGACTCCCGTGGTGAGGTCGGTCCCCGCTGCGCGAACGGCCGCCGCCAGACGATGTCTCTTCGACGTCGACCACGAGCAGGTGAAGCGCGACCTGGAAGAAGAGAAGCGTGCTCGCTTCGCCTGCTTCGCCGATGCGTACAACTTCGATCTCAGCACGGAGACGCCCCTGCCCGGCCGCTTCGAATGGCAGAGCGTCGCCGAACGGCCCGCGGCTGCGCCCAGCAGCGCGTCGGAAGCAGGGGACGCCGTCGTTGCTTCGGAAACAGAGGACGCCGAGGCTCCGATAGCGCAGCGACCCCAGCGACCAGTGTCACTCCCTAAGAAACGCCTCATCTCCG ACTACTTCCAGGTGCGCAAGAGACCGCCGCTCCCGGAGAAGAGCGCCCAGCAGCCGCCGGCCAAGATGGCGAGGCTCATGGTGGCGCCGGAGTCGGTGCCGTAG